One Streptomyces sp. NBC_00554 DNA segment encodes these proteins:
- a CDS encoding carotenoid oxygenase family protein produces the protein MHSTSDTSAPHLAGNFAPVPDEITAHALDVTGSIPPELTGWYLRNGPNPQEAHSAHWFIGDGMVHGVRIEGGRAVSYRNRWVRTKTFTDHSPVYGESGVDHTAGVANTHVVRHAGRTLALVETSFPYELSCAPGHELDTVGPFDFAGRLHTAMTAHPKTCPVTGELHFFGYGGLSAPFLTYHRADAQGELTVSRPVDVPAHTMMHDFFLTAGHVVFMDLPAVFDLARAVDPHGGMPYSWRPENGARLGVLRRDDPYGTVRWFDIDPCYVFHTLNAHEENEGQRIVLHGMRYPSLGDGVLVDKPSTLWRWTLDLATGVVKEEQLDDRQAEFPRIDDRLAGLPARLGHATSAPLPSADGPEDTRQRAALHRYDLRDGSVDSHYFATGRFPGEAAFVPADDRPGGPGWLMTYVYDSATDRSDLVILDADDLSRPPVATVHLPRRVPAGFHGNWLADA, from the coding sequence ATGCACAGCACTAGCGACACCTCCGCACCTCACCTGGCCGGCAACTTCGCCCCGGTCCCCGACGAGATCACCGCCCACGCGCTCGACGTCACCGGCTCCATACCCCCGGAACTGACCGGCTGGTACCTGCGCAACGGCCCCAACCCTCAAGAGGCCCACTCCGCCCACTGGTTCATCGGCGACGGCATGGTCCACGGCGTCCGTATCGAGGGCGGCCGGGCCGTGTCGTACCGCAACCGCTGGGTCCGTACCAAGACCTTCACCGACCACTCGCCCGTCTACGGCGAGTCGGGCGTCGACCACACCGCGGGCGTCGCCAACACCCATGTGGTCCGGCACGCGGGACGCACGCTCGCCCTCGTGGAGACCTCGTTCCCTTACGAGCTGAGCTGCGCCCCGGGCCATGAGTTGGACACCGTGGGCCCCTTCGACTTCGCGGGCAGGCTCCACACCGCCATGACGGCGCACCCGAAGACCTGCCCCGTCACGGGCGAGCTGCACTTCTTCGGATACGGAGGCCTGTCGGCGCCGTTCCTCACCTACCACCGTGCAGACGCACAGGGCGAGTTGACGGTGAGCCGGCCGGTCGATGTGCCCGCGCACACGATGATGCACGACTTCTTCCTGACGGCCGGTCATGTCGTCTTCATGGACCTGCCGGCCGTCTTCGACCTGGCCCGGGCCGTCGATCCCCACGGAGGCATGCCGTACTCCTGGCGGCCCGAGAACGGTGCCCGTCTCGGTGTGCTGCGACGGGACGACCCGTACGGCACGGTGCGCTGGTTCGACATCGACCCCTGCTACGTGTTCCACACCCTCAACGCCCATGAGGAGAACGAGGGACAGCGCATCGTCCTGCACGGCATGCGCTATCCCTCGCTGGGTGACGGCGTGCTGGTCGACAAGCCGTCCACGCTGTGGCGCTGGACACTCGACCTCGCCACGGGTGTGGTGAAGGAGGAGCAACTCGACGACAGGCAGGCCGAGTTCCCCCGTATCGACGACCGCCTCGCCGGACTCCCCGCCCGTCTGGGGCACGCCACCTCGGCGCCGCTGCCCTCGGCGGACGGCCCCGAGGACACCCGGCAGCGCGCGGCCCTGCACCGCTACGACCTCCGCGACGGATCGGTGGACAGCCACTACTTCGCGACCGGACGCTTCCCGGGCGAGGCGGCGTTCGTCCCCGCCGACGACCGGCCCGGCGGCCCCGGCTGGCTGATGACGTACGTTTACGACTCGGCCACCGACCGCAGCGACCTGGTGATCCTGGACGCCGACGACCTCTCCCGCCCGCCGGTCGCCACCGTCCATCTGCCCAGGCGCGTCCCCGCCGGATTCCACGGCAACTGGCTGGCCGACGCCTGA
- a CDS encoding PadR family transcriptional regulator has protein sequence MSLRHAVLGLLVGKPASGYDLMKLFNTSLANVWPANQSQVYGELARLTTGGLIDVSAEGPRGRKEYALTDAGLAELRHWLTEVEPKQVRHSEALLRVFFMGVLTPEEALESLGKLTRQAAADHAQLLEVQDSVDWSEEGMLTANGRIALEYGLRFFAMQEEWAKWAAQQIAAAATE, from the coding sequence ATGAGCCTTCGTCACGCAGTTCTGGGCCTCCTCGTCGGCAAGCCCGCCAGCGGCTACGACCTGATGAAACTGTTCAATACGTCGCTGGCCAACGTGTGGCCCGCCAACCAGAGCCAGGTCTACGGAGAACTCGCCCGCCTCACCACCGGCGGGCTGATCGACGTCTCCGCCGAAGGCCCGCGCGGACGCAAGGAATACGCGCTCACGGACGCGGGCCTGGCGGAACTGCGCCACTGGCTGACCGAGGTCGAGCCCAAGCAGGTGCGACACAGCGAAGCGCTGCTGAGGGTGTTCTTCATGGGCGTGCTCACCCCTGAAGAGGCACTGGAAAGCCTCGGCAAGCTGACCCGGCAGGCCGCGGCCGACCATGCCCAGCTGCTGGAGGTGCAGGACTCGGTCGACTGGAGCGAGGAGGGCATGCTCACCGCCAACGGCCGGATCGCCCTCGAATACGGCCTGCGCTTCTTCGCCATGCAGGAGGAGTGGGCCAAGTGGGCGGCCCAGCAGATCGCCGCCGCAGCCACCGAGTGA
- a CDS encoding DUF6174 domain-containing protein — protein MTHLRITPRPLPAAALIGGLLLATAACGTEASTSSGSGGKAAAKSSPELTTTTWEEPASYAYTLTSSEGERSLIGRFRVTVRFGKVAKAVGLDDNARRVVRQSLDQIPTIGGLLEELEQARRDNADEAEAEYAPDGHPVRISLDWEKNAIDDEALYVISAYAPAGG, from the coding sequence ATGACCCACCTGCGCATCACCCCGCGCCCCCTGCCCGCCGCCGCACTGATCGGGGGGCTCCTGCTCGCGACCGCCGCCTGCGGCACCGAGGCGTCGACATCCTCCGGTTCCGGCGGGAAGGCCGCGGCCAAGTCCTCCCCGGAGCTGACCACGACCACCTGGGAGGAGCCCGCCTCGTACGCCTACACCCTGACGTCGAGCGAAGGGGAACGAAGTCTGATCGGAAGGTTCCGGGTTACGGTCCGTTTCGGCAAGGTGGCAAAGGCCGTTGGCCTCGACGACAACGCTCGGCGGGTGGTGCGGCAGTCACTCGACCAAATACCCACCATCGGCGGGCTGCTGGAGGAACTCGAGCAGGCCCGGCGTGACAACGCGGACGAGGCCGAAGCGGAGTACGCGCCCGACGGACACCCGGTCCGGATCTCCCTCGACTGGGAGAAGAACGCGATCGACGACGAAGCTCTGTACGTCATCAGCGCCTACGCCCCGGCCGGCGGCTAG
- a CDS encoding NADP-dependent oxidoreductase: MSARMHAIVQSAFGGPEVLTYQEADVPEPGPGEVLLRVAGAGVNPGDAVLRSGRVPGLVTLPWTPGNDVAGVVERLGQGVTRFAPGDEVYGMLAVTRRGAYAEYTAVPAAALALKPKNLDLVSAAAVPLVAFTAWQALTVLARVRPGDRVLVHAAAGGVGHVAVQLAKELGAHVIGTARAANHDFLRDMGADELIDYTATDFRIAVTPVDTVLDLVGGSYGPRSLDVLRPGGLLIGASIDPGTDEQQAAARGLRYVWVTAEPSGEALERITERIETGRLRVTVQRTYPLAEAAAAHRAIEEKRTTGKIILVP, encoded by the coding sequence ATGTCCGCCCGTATGCACGCCATTGTCCAATCCGCGTTCGGCGGTCCGGAGGTCCTCACCTACCAGGAGGCCGATGTCCCGGAACCGGGCCCGGGGGAGGTGCTGCTGCGGGTCGCCGGTGCCGGAGTCAATCCGGGTGACGCGGTTCTCCGGTCCGGCCGCGTGCCGGGGCTGGTCACCCTGCCGTGGACGCCGGGCAACGACGTGGCCGGCGTCGTCGAGCGGCTCGGCCAGGGCGTGACGCGGTTCGCGCCGGGCGACGAGGTGTACGGCATGCTCGCAGTCACCCGGCGCGGCGCGTACGCGGAATACACCGCGGTTCCAGCCGCCGCGCTGGCCCTCAAGCCCAAGAATCTCGACCTGGTGAGCGCCGCGGCCGTGCCCCTGGTCGCTTTCACCGCCTGGCAGGCGTTGACCGTCCTGGCCCGGGTCCGCCCCGGCGACCGGGTACTCGTCCATGCGGCGGCAGGCGGCGTCGGACACGTCGCGGTGCAGCTCGCCAAGGAACTCGGGGCACACGTCATCGGCACCGCCCGGGCGGCCAACCACGACTTCCTGCGCGACATGGGCGCCGACGAACTGATCGACTACACCGCCACCGACTTCCGGATCGCCGTGACCCCGGTGGACACTGTGCTGGACCTGGTCGGCGGTTCCTACGGGCCACGCTCCCTCGATGTGCTCCGGCCGGGCGGTCTGCTCATCGGCGCGTCGATCGACCCGGGAACGGACGAGCAGCAGGCCGCCGCCCGAGGCCTGCGCTATGTCTGGGTCACGGCCGAGCCCTCCGGGGAAGCCCTGGAGCGGATCACCGAACGCATCGAGACGGGCCGGCTGAGGGTCACCGTCCAGCGCACCTACCCGCTCGCCGAAGCCGCCGCGGCCCACCGCGCGATCGAGGAGAAGCGCACCACCGGAAAGATCATCCTGGTTCCGTGA
- a CDS encoding helix-turn-helix domain-containing protein, with amino-acid sequence MDTGFDLRKHGGVDVFLRDCPTRAVLELIAGKWTMLVLVALEDGRPMRFGELRRRLDGVTPKVLTQTLRALEREGLLTRIVYPTVPPRVEYRLTGLGQEVGGLVQRITDWSQANITAIRAAREEFDERAACQPPEAASR; translated from the coding sequence ATGGATACCGGCTTCGACCTGAGGAAACACGGTGGCGTGGACGTCTTTCTGCGCGACTGCCCCACCCGTGCCGTGCTGGAGCTGATCGCCGGCAAGTGGACCATGCTGGTGCTCGTGGCGCTGGAGGACGGCAGGCCCATGCGGTTCGGCGAGCTGCGCCGGCGGCTGGACGGCGTGACACCGAAGGTGCTGACGCAGACTCTGCGCGCACTGGAGCGCGAGGGACTGCTGACCCGCATCGTGTACCCGACCGTGCCGCCACGCGTGGAGTACCGGCTCACCGGGCTGGGCCAGGAGGTGGGCGGGCTGGTGCAGCGCATCACCGACTGGTCGCAGGCGAACATCACCGCGATCCGGGCCGCACGGGAGGAGTTCGACGAGCGCGCCGCCTGCCAACCCCCGGAGGCCGCCTCCCGGTAG
- a CDS encoding DUF6629 family protein, which produces MCWSATADLVAGAGIAAVGVACVARVRRPGDLPLAALPLLLGAHQIVEAAVWDAGGGTGPATVAWAVIALPLLAVWVPVGVLCAAPRHARRRLLIPLAVGLVTATALAYALAARPVRAEIRGHTVGYFVDLSQPELLIAGYLLATIGSLLLSGDRGLTLFGVLVAVGALITWAMWQIEFVSTWCAFAALCSVVLFGWVRRRPPP; this is translated from the coding sequence ATGTGTTGGAGTGCGACGGCCGACCTGGTGGCCGGTGCCGGTATCGCCGCGGTCGGCGTGGCCTGCGTGGCACGTGTGCGCAGGCCCGGTGATCTCCCGCTGGCCGCACTGCCGTTGCTCCTCGGGGCTCACCAGATCGTCGAGGCCGCGGTGTGGGACGCCGGCGGAGGAACGGGCCCCGCCACCGTCGCCTGGGCCGTCATCGCACTTCCGCTGCTGGCGGTGTGGGTGCCGGTGGGCGTGCTGTGCGCCGCGCCGCGACACGCCAGACGCCGGTTGCTGATCCCGCTGGCCGTCGGCCTCGTGACCGCCACCGCGCTCGCGTACGCGCTCGCCGCTCGTCCCGTCAGAGCCGAGATCCGTGGCCACACCGTCGGCTACTTCGTCGACCTGTCCCAGCCGGAACTCCTCATCGCCGGCTACCTCCTCGCCACCATCGGATCCCTGCTGCTCTCCGGCGATCGAGGACTGACGCTGTTCGGTGTCCTGGTCGCCGTGGGCGCGCTGATCACCTGGGCGATGTGGCAGATAGAGTTCGTCTCGACCTGGTGCGCGTTCGCGGCGCTGTGTTCGGTGGTCCTGTTCGGGTGGGTGCGCCGACGCCCGCCGCCCTGA
- a CDS encoding ATP-binding cassette domain-containing protein gives MSTPMHPRASIDARVPSVNGLRIQARRVGRQVRGAGQVLRDVSFDVTPGRLTVIAGSSGAGKTVLLQTLAGLSAPSEGEVLHDGAQPGPPGPEFGFVPQEDIIHRELPLHRTLVYAAGLRMPPGTPTETVTASVDRVLDALGLSHRAATPVRALSGGERKRACIAAELLTRPRVLFLDEPTSGLDPVTGAALLRTLRRLAEDGTTVVLTTHVLADLLRCDQVVFLSPGGEVAYAGEPAALCGAFGVGTVEEVYEAVADGARVERAAPEDVHVPESPSASAKVPRVGAVRQWALLTRRGTALLLHNRLSVAVLAGSPVMIVAMFAVLFRSGAFDPASSDPGSTAMIMFWIAFGAFFFGLTYGLLQICTELPVLRREWLAGLRIGPYVASKLTTMLPVLAVADALLLVVLRALDRLPAAGWGTYGSLFASSVLASAAALALGLLASAAVSEPAQATLMLPLLCFPQVLFSGAFVPVPRMTEAGEAISWAMTNRWAFEALGSGVGLESLWRGGGSPLGPPLLDSYGDSFGHPASRGWFILAGFALLFMAATWVVLVRKCREGAARSRAGR, from the coding sequence ATGTCGACGCCCATGCACCCACGCGCCTCCATCGATGCTCGCGTCCCGTCGGTCAACGGCCTGCGTATCCAGGCGCGTCGGGTGGGCCGGCAGGTACGCGGGGCAGGGCAGGTGCTGCGTGACGTGTCGTTCGACGTCACTCCCGGGCGGCTCACCGTGATCGCCGGGAGCAGCGGTGCGGGCAAGACGGTTCTGTTGCAGACCCTGGCGGGGCTGAGCGCGCCGAGCGAGGGCGAGGTGCTGCACGACGGGGCTCAACCCGGGCCCCCGGGGCCTGAGTTCGGGTTCGTGCCGCAGGAGGACATCATCCACCGCGAGCTGCCGCTGCACCGGACGCTGGTCTACGCGGCGGGTCTGCGCATGCCCCCGGGCACACCGACCGAGACCGTCACGGCGAGTGTGGACCGCGTCCTGGACGCCCTCGGCCTCTCGCACCGGGCCGCGACGCCGGTGCGCGCGCTGAGCGGCGGTGAACGCAAACGGGCCTGTATCGCGGCCGAGTTGCTCACCCGGCCGAGGGTGCTCTTCCTCGACGAGCCGACCTCCGGCCTCGATCCCGTCACCGGGGCCGCCCTGCTGCGGACCTTGCGCAGGCTGGCCGAGGACGGCACCACCGTCGTACTCACCACGCATGTCCTCGCCGATCTGCTCCGCTGCGACCAGGTCGTGTTCCTCTCCCCCGGCGGCGAGGTCGCGTACGCGGGTGAACCGGCCGCTCTGTGCGGGGCGTTCGGGGTCGGCACGGTCGAGGAGGTGTACGAGGCGGTGGCCGACGGCGCACGCGTCGAGCGCGCCGCTCCCGAGGACGTCCACGTGCCTGAGTCCCCGTCAGCGTCCGCCAAAGTGCCGCGTGTTGGTGCCGTGCGGCAGTGGGCGCTGCTGACGCGTCGCGGTACCGCGCTGCTGCTGCACAACCGGCTCTCGGTCGCGGTCCTGGCGGGGTCGCCGGTGATGATCGTGGCGATGTTCGCGGTGCTGTTCCGCTCGGGGGCGTTCGATCCCGCGTCGTCCGATCCGGGGTCCACGGCCATGATCATGTTCTGGATCGCGTTCGGCGCGTTCTTCTTCGGGCTGACCTACGGGCTGCTGCAGATCTGCACCGAGCTGCCCGTACTGCGTCGCGAATGGCTGGCCGGGCTGCGGATCGGCCCGTATGTCGCCTCGAAGCTCACGACCATGCTTCCCGTGCTCGCGGTGGCGGACGCGCTGCTGCTGGTCGTCCTGCGCGCCCTGGACCGGCTGCCCGCGGCGGGATGGGGCACCTACGGATCGCTGTTCGCGTCGAGCGTGCTGGCCTCGGCGGCCGCGCTCGCGCTGGGACTGCTCGCGTCGGCCGCGGTGTCGGAGCCCGCGCAGGCGACGCTGATGCTGCCGCTGCTGTGCTTTCCCCAGGTGCTGTTCTCGGGCGCCTTCGTGCCGGTCCCGAGGATGACGGAGGCCGGGGAGGCGATCAGCTGGGCGATGACCAATCGCTGGGCGTTCGAGGCGCTCGGCAGCGGGGTCGGCCTGGAGTCGCTGTGGCGCGGGGGCGGCTCTCCGCTGGGGCCGCCGCTGCTCGATTCGTACGGCGACTCCTTCGGGCATCCGGCGAGCCGGGGGTGGTTCATCCTGGCGGGCTTCGCCCTGCTGTTCATGGCGGCGACGTGGGTGGTTCTGGTGCGCAAGTGCCGGGAGGGGGCGGCGCGGAGCCGGGCGGGGCGATGA
- a CDS encoding aminotransferase class V-fold PLP-dependent enzyme, which produces MEKAAETTDHIHADGTGGSGDFADLRAREFGYLDEGGHTYLDHTGAGLPPRSLVTGSAQRITGGLFGNPHSESPASRASGLLLSEARQAVLRNFNADPDEYAVIFTPNATGALRLVGEAYPFARGGRLVMSLDNHNSVNGLREYARARGATTAYVPVSGPGLQIDEKRLRSALSARGRGIGLPGRRDGGGRSRGLLAYPAQSNFTGVQHPLEWIAGAQAYGYDVLLDAAAFVPANPLDLSRYHPDFTVVSWYKVFGHPTGIGSLIARRDALAKLRRPWFSGGTIYAVSAQAQWHVLADDEAAFEDGTVNFLSIPDITAGLAWIDRIGIDRVHAHVTELTGQLLAGLRALQHSDGSPMVRVYGPERADAARGGTVALNLLGADGRIVDERIVTRDSASRGISLRTGCFCNPGAGEAAFALPLRRLRSAAGKQLGSLEDYLELLQLPSAGAVRISLGVSSQARDIETFLTFVKQTYRDRVPGAAGLAARVGC; this is translated from the coding sequence ATGGAAAAGGCAGCAGAGACCACCGATCACATACACGCCGACGGAACGGGCGGTTCCGGAGACTTCGCGGACCTGCGGGCGCGCGAGTTCGGCTATCTCGACGAGGGCGGGCACACCTACCTCGACCACACGGGCGCCGGGCTTCCCCCGCGTTCGCTCGTCACGGGCAGCGCGCAGCGGATCACCGGAGGGTTATTCGGCAACCCGCACTCCGAGAGCCCGGCCTCCCGCGCCTCCGGACTCCTGCTCAGCGAGGCGCGCCAAGCGGTCCTGCGGAACTTCAACGCCGATCCCGACGAGTACGCCGTGATCTTCACCCCCAATGCGACGGGCGCCCTGCGACTGGTCGGCGAGGCGTATCCCTTCGCCCGCGGCGGCAGACTCGTGATGTCGCTCGACAACCACAACTCGGTCAACGGCCTGCGGGAGTACGCGCGGGCACGCGGAGCCACGACGGCGTACGTACCCGTGAGCGGGCCCGGACTGCAGATCGACGAGAAGCGGCTGCGGTCCGCGCTGTCCGCGCGCGGCCGGGGAATCGGTCTGCCGGGGAGGCGTGACGGTGGCGGCCGCTCGCGCGGACTGCTGGCCTACCCGGCGCAGAGCAACTTCACCGGCGTACAGCACCCGCTGGAGTGGATAGCGGGCGCCCAGGCGTACGGCTACGACGTACTCCTCGACGCGGCGGCCTTCGTACCGGCCAACCCGCTGGACCTGAGCCGGTACCACCCCGACTTCACCGTTGTCAGCTGGTACAAGGTCTTCGGCCACCCCACCGGCATCGGCAGCCTGATCGCCCGCCGGGACGCCCTCGCGAAGCTGCGCCGGCCCTGGTTCTCCGGCGGCACGATCTACGCGGTCAGCGCCCAGGCGCAGTGGCACGTCCTCGCCGACGACGAGGCCGCGTTCGAGGACGGCACGGTGAACTTCCTGTCCATACCGGACATCACCGCCGGACTCGCGTGGATCGACCGCATCGGCATCGACCGCGTGCACGCCCACGTCACCGAACTGACCGGCCAACTGCTCGCGGGCCTACGGGCGTTGCAGCACAGTGACGGCTCCCCGATGGTCCGGGTGTACGGCCCCGAGCGCGCCGACGCGGCCCGTGGCGGCACCGTCGCGCTGAACCTGCTCGGAGCGGACGGCCGGATCGTCGACGAACGGATCGTCACCCGCGACAGCGCCTCGCGCGGTATCTCCCTGCGCACGGGCTGCTTCTGCAACCCGGGCGCCGGAGAGGCGGCCTTCGCCCTGCCGCTGCGCCGGCTTCGCTCGGCGGCGGGCAAGCAACTCGGTTCCCTGGAGGACTACTTGGAGCTCCTCCAGTTGCCGTCCGCCGGCGCCGTCCGTATCTCGCTGGGGGTGTCGTCACAGGCAAGGGACATCGAGACGTTCCTGACGTTCGTGAAGCAGACCTATCGGGACCGGGTGCCGGGGGCGGCGGGGCTGGCGGCGCGGGTGGGCTGCTGA
- a CDS encoding DUF4177 domain-containing protein, whose product MSNPYTYEYKVVTFRESLIGDALDSGKLEKVLNKHAEDGWALKAITSADVKGRIGPGAVEGLLLTLERPRQ is encoded by the coding sequence ATGAGCAACCCCTATACGTACGAGTACAAGGTCGTCACCTTCCGGGAATCGCTGATCGGCGACGCCCTGGACAGCGGCAAGCTGGAGAAGGTCCTGAACAAGCACGCCGAGGACGGATGGGCGCTCAAGGCGATCACCTCCGCCGACGTCAAGGGGCGGATAGGCCCCGGCGCCGTGGAAGGGCTGCTCCTGACCCTGGAGCGTCCGCGCCAGTAG
- a CDS encoding VOC family protein, with amino-acid sequence MKSDSTLPGEVVSSQSVFGAPCWVSLTTRDLAAAERFYQAVLGWEWHASKLDDGYRIAVVDGVPVAGISAVTSLWRTAVAWIPYFAVSSADETVARSHERGGTTAVGPISFPPGRAALLADRDGAVFGIWEGELVAGWETWRRAAPAFIRLHTRDAFDAAIFYGEVLGWASSASGVCEVHYEESEVVLRSQGDVVARIYSGAVGSAPDPELRPHWQIHFAVPDVEACARAARAHGGTANQEGLGSTEAILSDPDGAHFTVTSKAVV; translated from the coding sequence ATGAAGAGCGACAGCACACTCCCCGGAGAGGTCGTCTCCAGTCAGTCGGTGTTCGGTGCGCCGTGCTGGGTCAGTCTGACCACGCGCGATCTGGCGGCCGCGGAGCGCTTCTACCAGGCCGTACTGGGCTGGGAGTGGCACGCGAGCAAGCTGGACGACGGGTACAGGATCGCCGTGGTCGACGGGGTGCCCGTAGCCGGAATCTCCGCGGTGACCTCCCTGTGGCGGACGGCCGTGGCGTGGATCCCGTACTTCGCGGTGTCCAGCGCCGACGAAACCGTGGCCCGGAGCCATGAGCGCGGCGGTACGACAGCGGTGGGGCCGATCTCGTTCCCGCCGGGGCGGGCGGCGCTCCTCGCCGACCGGGACGGAGCGGTCTTCGGTATCTGGGAGGGCGAGCTCGTGGCCGGCTGGGAGACCTGGCGCCGCGCGGCGCCGGCCTTCATACGGCTGCACACCCGCGACGCCTTCGACGCCGCGATCTTCTACGGAGAGGTCCTGGGCTGGGCGTCCTCGGCCTCGGGAGTCTGCGAAGTCCACTACGAGGAGAGCGAGGTCGTACTGCGCAGCCAGGGCGACGTCGTCGCCCGGATCTACTCGGGCGCGGTGGGATCCGCGCCCGATCCCGAACTCAGGCCGCACTGGCAGATCCATTTCGCCGTCCCCGACGTGGAGGCCTGCGCCCGGGCCGCGCGAGCCCATGGCGGCACCGCCAATCAGGAGGGCCTCGGCTCGACGGAGGCGATCCTCAGCGATCCCGACGGAGCGCACTTCACGGTGACGTCGAAGGCCGTCGTGTAG
- a CDS encoding cyclic nucleotide-binding domain-containing protein, with protein sequence MPTALRLLPALAPDHRERLMSLAREVSFPADGRIFEAGGTADRFWVVRSGTVSLYQRVVAERRISVATLGPGDLLGWSWLFPPHRWDFGAEAFSPVRAYEFDAGDVRTLCDADATLELSLTRTIAAILAHRLETTRAALIEHYARHGGSR encoded by the coding sequence ATGCCCACTGCTCTCCGGCTCCTGCCCGCCCTCGCCCCCGACCATCGCGAACGGCTGATGAGCCTGGCCCGGGAGGTTTCGTTCCCAGCGGACGGAAGGATCTTCGAAGCAGGCGGTACCGCCGACCGTTTCTGGGTGGTGCGTTCCGGAACGGTCTCCCTGTACCAGCGGGTGGTCGCGGAGAGACGCATCTCCGTCGCGACGCTGGGGCCCGGTGATCTGCTCGGCTGGTCATGGCTGTTCCCTCCGCACCGGTGGGACTTCGGCGCCGAGGCCTTCAGTCCCGTACGCGCCTATGAATTCGATGCCGGGGACGTGCGTACCCTCTGCGACGCCGATGCGACGCTGGAGCTGTCCCTGACGCGGACGATCGCCGCCATCCTGGCCCACCGGCTCGAAACGACCCGGGCCGCGCTGATCGAGCACTACGCGCGCCACGGCGGCAGCAGGTGA
- a CDS encoding N-formylglutamate amidohydrolase: MTETPDSFELLPGAAGSPVILHVPHSSREIPARVREGIVLDDAALERELDHITDAHTAELAAVVAKAADVTPWRFVNRLSRLVIDPERFPDEREEMRAVGMGAVYTRTTHRAPLRPAEADPRPLIDRYFHPYAGAMTAAVADRLAATGRAVVVDVHSYPSARLPYELHGDGPRPPVCLGTDGFHTPPELLALAEKAFAGVGGVGIDSPFSGTYVPLRYYEREPRVTALMVEIRRDTYMSEPGGPAGPGLARLAVALGALVDAVSQ; this comes from the coding sequence ATGACCGAGACCCCGGACTCCTTCGAACTCCTTCCCGGCGCCGCCGGCTCCCCCGTGATCCTTCATGTGCCGCACTCCTCAAGGGAGATTCCGGCGCGGGTACGCGAGGGCATCGTGCTCGACGACGCGGCGCTGGAGCGCGAGTTGGACCACATCACGGACGCGCACACCGCGGAACTGGCCGCGGTGGTGGCGAAGGCGGCCGACGTCACGCCCTGGCGGTTCGTCAACCGGCTGTCCCGGCTGGTGATCGACCCCGAACGCTTCCCCGACGAACGGGAGGAAATGCGGGCCGTCGGCATGGGCGCGGTCTACACGCGGACCACGCACCGGGCGCCGCTCCGGCCCGCCGAGGCCGACCCGCGACCGCTGATCGACCGTTACTTCCACCCGTACGCAGGGGCGATGACGGCGGCGGTGGCCGACCGGCTGGCCGCCACCGGGCGGGCCGTGGTCGTCGACGTCCACTCGTATCCGAGTGCCCGCCTGCCTTACGAACTGCACGGCGACGGTCCCCGGCCGCCCGTCTGCCTGGGCACCGACGGCTTTCACACACCGCCCGAACTCCTCGCCCTGGCGGAGAAGGCGTTCGCGGGCGTCGGCGGTGTGGGGATCGACAGCCCGTTCTCCGGTACGTACGTCCCGCTGCGGTACTACGAGCGGGAGCCGCGGGTCACGGCTCTGATGGTGGAGATCCGGCGGGATACGTACATGAGCGAGCCGGGTGGCCCGGCGGGCCCGGGGCTTGCACGTCTGGCTGTCGCGCTGGGGGCTCTCGTGGATGCCGTATCGCAGTAG